Proteins encoded by one window of Streptomyces sp. LX-29:
- a CDS encoding 3-hydroxyacyl-CoA dehydrogenase family protein, which produces MGRTSTPEPSPAPSLSLRTVAVIGLGTMGTGIAEVLTRAGREVIGIDISEAAARTAVAALESATARAVRREKLTEEERTAVLGRFRTSTELADAAGADLVIEVVPEHYETKHEVFTALDAVVRPETILATGTNALSVTRLAADSARPERVLGLHFFNPAPAMKLVEVVSSVLTAPAAVAAVTDLARDLGKEPVAVGDRPGFVADGLLFGYLNQAAAMYEAKYATREDIDAAMKLGCGLPMGPLALLDLIGIDTARTVLEAMYAASRDRLHAPAPILGQLSEAGLNGRKSGRGFYSYAAPGSGEVVPDDLTPGDAHETAAGRTVRRVGVAGSGTMASGIAEVFAKAGYEVVLAARGLDKAEKAKGRIDRSLRRSVEKGRLTEEAAREALERVTPAGALDAFAEVDLAVEAVAEDLAVKQQLFATLDKVCKPGAVLATTTSSLPVIACARATSRPRDVIGMHFFNPAPAMKLVEVVRTVLTSEEAHATVRAVCRQVRKHPVDCGDRAGFIVNALLFPYLNNAVKMVQEHYASPDDIDAAMKLGGGYPMGPFELLDVVGLDVSLAIEKVLHRAFRDPGLAPAPLLEHLVAAGCLGRKTGRGFREYARA; this is translated from the coding sequence ATGGGCCGAACGTCCACACCTGAACCCTCCCCCGCGCCGTCCCTCAGCCTGCGCACCGTGGCCGTGATCGGCCTCGGCACCATGGGCACCGGCATCGCCGAGGTGCTGACCCGCGCCGGTCGCGAGGTCATCGGCATCGACATCAGCGAGGCCGCCGCCCGTACCGCCGTCGCCGCCCTGGAGTCCGCCACCGCCCGCGCGGTGCGCCGCGAGAAGCTCACCGAGGAGGAGCGGACCGCGGTCCTCGGCCGGTTCCGCACCTCCACCGAGCTGGCCGACGCCGCCGGCGCCGACCTCGTCATCGAGGTGGTGCCGGAGCACTACGAGACCAAGCACGAGGTCTTCACCGCGCTGGACGCCGTCGTGCGCCCGGAGACGATCCTGGCCACCGGCACCAACGCGTTGTCGGTGACCCGGCTGGCCGCGGACTCCGCCCGCCCCGAGCGCGTCCTGGGCCTGCACTTCTTCAACCCCGCCCCCGCCATGAAGCTGGTCGAGGTGGTGTCCTCCGTGCTGACCGCCCCGGCGGCGGTGGCGGCGGTCACCGACCTCGCCCGCGACCTGGGCAAGGAGCCGGTGGCCGTGGGCGACCGGCCGGGCTTCGTCGCCGACGGGCTGCTGTTCGGCTATCTGAACCAGGCCGCCGCGATGTACGAGGCGAAGTACGCCACGCGCGAGGACATCGACGCCGCCATGAAGCTGGGCTGCGGGCTGCCGATGGGCCCGCTGGCGCTGCTCGACCTGATCGGCATCGACACCGCGCGCACCGTCCTGGAGGCCATGTACGCCGCATCCCGCGACCGGCTGCACGCTCCCGCCCCGATCCTCGGCCAGCTCAGCGAGGCCGGGCTGAACGGCCGCAAGTCGGGCCGCGGCTTCTACAGCTACGCGGCGCCGGGCAGCGGGGAGGTGGTGCCGGACGACCTGACTCCGGGCGACGCGCACGAGACGGCGGCCGGTCGCACCGTGCGTCGGGTCGGCGTGGCCGGCTCGGGCACCATGGCCAGCGGCATCGCCGAGGTCTTCGCCAAGGCGGGGTACGAGGTGGTGCTGGCCGCCCGCGGCCTGGACAAGGCGGAGAAGGCGAAGGGCCGGATCGACCGCTCGCTGCGACGCTCGGTGGAGAAGGGCCGGCTGACCGAGGAGGCCGCACGGGAGGCGCTGGAGCGCGTCACCCCGGCCGGCGCGCTGGACGCCTTCGCCGAGGTGGACCTGGCGGTGGAGGCGGTCGCCGAGGACCTGGCCGTCAAGCAGCAGCTCTTCGCCACCCTGGACAAGGTGTGCAAGCCGGGCGCGGTGCTGGCCACCACCACCTCCTCGCTGCCCGTCATCGCCTGCGCCCGCGCCACCTCGCGGCCGCGGGACGTGATCGGGATGCACTTCTTCAACCCGGCGCCGGCGATGAAGCTGGTCGAGGTGGTCCGCACCGTGCTGACCTCGGAGGAGGCGCACGCGACCGTCCGCGCCGTCTGCCGGCAGGTGCGCAAGCACCCGGTGGACTGCGGCGACCGGGCCGGCTTCATCGTCAACGCGCTGCTGTTCCCCTACCTGAACAACGCCGTGAAGATGGTGCAGGAGCACTACGCCTCGCCGGATGACATCGACGCGGCGATGAAGCTCGGCGGCGGCTATCCGATGGGCCCCTTCGAGCTGCTCGACGTCGTCGGCCTGGACGTGTCGCTGGCGATCGAGAAGGTGCTGCACCGCGCGTTCCGCGATCCGGGCCTGGCGCCCGCGCCGCTGCTGGAGCACCTGGTGGCGGCGGGCTGCCTGGGGCGCAAGACCGGGCGCGGCTTCCGCGAGTATGCGAGGGCCTGA
- a CDS encoding TetR family transcriptional regulator yields the protein MSQPVKSARPNRTTAADGGDSAGSRRAAAQRLTMRRKLAAAAMELFATKGYEATTVDEIAAAAGVARRTFFRHFRSKEEAIFPDHDDTLVRAEAVLEAAPPHEHPLDTVCRGIKEVMKMYAASPAASVERYRLTREVPALREAEIASVARYERLFTRYLLGHFDEGAHHVGDDDPLLAEVAASAVVTAHNHVLRRWLRAGGQGDVETQLDHAFAIVRETFGTGIVAGRSLSGRGPAAAATVEAADEVVVMVARTDAPLNEVMRTIEQALKKRA from the coding sequence ATGTCCCAGCCCGTGAAGTCCGCTCGTCCGAACCGTACGACCGCCGCCGACGGCGGCGACAGCGCCGGCTCGCGCCGTGCGGCCGCGCAGCGCCTGACCATGCGCCGCAAACTGGCCGCCGCTGCCATGGAGTTGTTCGCGACGAAGGGCTACGAGGCCACGACGGTCGACGAGATCGCCGCCGCGGCCGGGGTCGCCCGCCGCACGTTCTTCCGGCACTTCCGCTCCAAGGAAGAGGCGATCTTCCCCGACCACGACGACACGCTGGTGCGCGCGGAGGCGGTCCTGGAGGCCGCCCCGCCGCACGAGCACCCGCTGGACACGGTCTGCCGGGGCATCAAGGAGGTCATGAAGATGTACGCGGCCTCCCCGGCCGCGTCGGTGGAGCGCTACCGGCTGACCCGCGAGGTTCCGGCCCTGCGGGAGGCCGAGATCGCCTCGGTGGCCCGCTACGAGCGGCTGTTCACCCGCTATCTGCTGGGTCATTTCGACGAGGGCGCGCACCACGTCGGGGACGACGACCCACTGCTGGCCGAGGTCGCCGCGTCCGCGGTGGTGACCGCGCACAACCACGTGCTGCGACGCTGGCTGCGGGCGGGCGGCCAGGGCGACGTGGAGACGCAGCTGGACCACGCGTTCGCCATCGTCCGGGAGACCTTCGGCACCGGCATCGTGGCGGGCCGGTCGCTGTCCGGCCGCGGGCCGGCCGCCGCCGCGACGGTGGAAGCCGCGGACGAGGTGGTGGTGATGGTGGCGCGCACCGACGCCCCGCTGAACGAGGTCATGCGCACCATCGAGCAGGCCCTGAAGAAGCGCGCCTGA
- a CDS encoding protein meaA encodes MTERRKDRPWLMRTYAGHSTAEASNELYRRNLAKGQTGLSVAFDLPTQTGYDPDHILARGEVGRVGVPVSHLGDMRRLFQDIPLEQMNTSMTINATAMWLLALYQVVAEEQGADIGKLQGTTQNDIVKEYLSRGTHVFPPGPSLRLTTDMITHTVNHIPKWNPINICSYHLQEAGATPVQEIAYAMSTAIAVLDAVFASGQIPEERKGDVVGRISFFVNAGVRFIEEMCKMRAFGRIWDQITRERYGIDNPKQRRFRYGVQVNSLGLTEAQPENNVQRIVLEMLAVTLSKDARARAVQLPAWNEALGLPRPWDQQWSLRIQQVLAHESDLLEYEDIFAGSHVIEAKVEALVAECLAEIDRIQEMGGAMAAVESGYLKAQLVSSHAERRARIEAGEEKIVGVNCFESTEPNPLTADLDTAIMTVDPANEARVVASLHTWRDNRDEVRAQESLSALKAAAAGDANLFAATLECARAGVTTGEWSWALRDVFGEFRAPTGVSSAPVAVAAEAGSLLAEVRDKVAKTAAELGSGKLRLLVGKPGLDGHSNGAEQIAVRARDAGFEVVYQGIRLTPEQIVSAAVAEDVHCVGLSILSGSHAELVPDVLRRLREAGAVELPVIVGGIIPSADAQALRAAGVAAVFTPKDFGITEIIGRIVDEIRKANQLDPLEVPA; translated from the coding sequence ATGACAGAACGCCGTAAAGACCGTCCGTGGCTGATGCGGACCTACGCCGGGCACTCCACCGCCGAGGCGTCCAACGAGCTGTACCGGCGCAACCTCGCCAAGGGCCAGACCGGTCTGTCGGTCGCGTTCGACCTGCCGACGCAGACCGGCTACGACCCCGACCACATCCTCGCCCGCGGCGAGGTGGGCCGGGTCGGGGTGCCGGTCTCCCACCTCGGTGACATGCGACGGCTGTTCCAGGACATCCCGCTGGAGCAGATGAACACCTCGATGACGATCAACGCCACCGCCATGTGGCTGCTGGCGCTCTATCAGGTGGTCGCCGAGGAGCAGGGCGCCGACATCGGCAAGCTGCAGGGCACCACCCAGAACGACATCGTCAAGGAGTACCTGTCGCGGGGCACGCATGTCTTCCCGCCGGGGCCCTCGCTGCGGCTGACCACCGACATGATCACCCACACGGTGAACCACATCCCGAAGTGGAACCCGATCAACATCTGCAGCTACCACCTGCAGGAGGCGGGGGCCACCCCGGTACAGGAGATCGCCTACGCGATGTCCACGGCGATCGCCGTGCTGGACGCGGTCTTCGCCTCCGGGCAGATCCCCGAGGAGCGAAAGGGCGATGTCGTCGGTCGCATCTCGTTCTTCGTCAACGCCGGGGTCCGGTTCATCGAGGAGATGTGCAAGATGCGCGCCTTCGGCCGCATCTGGGACCAGATCACCCGGGAGCGGTACGGGATCGACAACCCCAAGCAGCGTCGCTTCCGCTACGGCGTCCAGGTCAACTCGCTCGGCCTGACCGAGGCCCAGCCGGAGAACAACGTCCAGCGGATCGTCCTGGAGATGCTGGCCGTCACCCTCTCCAAGGACGCCCGGGCGCGCGCCGTGCAGCTCCCCGCCTGGAACGAGGCGCTGGGCCTCCCCCGGCCCTGGGACCAGCAGTGGTCGCTGCGCATCCAGCAGGTCCTGGCGCACGAGAGCGACCTGCTGGAGTACGAGGACATCTTCGCGGGCTCGCATGTGATCGAGGCCAAGGTGGAGGCGCTGGTCGCCGAGTGCCTGGCCGAGATCGACCGGATCCAGGAGATGGGCGGCGCGATGGCGGCCGTGGAGTCCGGCTACCTCAAGGCCCAGCTGGTCTCCTCGCACGCCGAGCGGCGAGCCCGGATCGAGGCCGGCGAGGAGAAGATCGTCGGCGTCAACTGCTTCGAGTCGACGGAGCCCAACCCGCTCACCGCCGACCTGGACACCGCCATCATGACGGTCGACCCGGCGAACGAGGCCCGGGTCGTCGCCTCCCTGCACACCTGGCGCGACAACCGCGACGAGGTCCGCGCGCAGGAGTCGCTGTCCGCCCTCAAGGCGGCCGCGGCCGGCGACGCCAACCTCTTCGCCGCCACCCTGGAGTGCGCCCGCGCGGGCGTGACGACGGGCGAGTGGTCCTGGGCGCTGCGGGACGTCTTCGGCGAGTTCCGGGCCCCCACGGGGGTCAGCAGCGCCCCGGTGGCGGTCGCCGCCGAGGCGGGCAGTCTGCTGGCCGAGGTCCGCGACAAGGTGGCCAAGACCGCCGCCGAGCTCGGCAGCGGCAAGCTGCGGCTGCTGGTCGGCAAGCCCGGCCTGGACGGGCACAGCAACGGCGCCGAGCAGATCGCCGTACGCGCCCGCGACGCCGGCTTCGAGGTGGTCTACCAGGGGATCCGGCTCACCCCGGAGCAGATCGTCTCGGCCGCCGTCGCCGAGGACGTCCACTGTGTGGGGCTGTCCATCCTCTCCGGCTCGCACGCCGAGCTGGTGCCCGACGTCCTGCGGCGGCTGCGCGAGGCCGGCGCGGTGGAGCTGCCGGTGATCGTCGGCGGCATCATCCCCTCCGCGGACGCGCAGGCGCTCCGCGCGGCCGGTGTCGCGGCCGTCTTCACGCCGAAGGACTTCGGCATCACGGAGATCATCGGCCGTATCGTCGACGAGATCCGGAAAGCGAACCAGCTCGACCCGTTGGAGGTCCCCGCATGA
- a CDS encoding CoA ester lyase has translation MTTPSPVNRLRPRRSCLAVPGSNPRFLEKAQGLPADQVFLDLEDACAPLAKPEARHTIVKFLNEGDWTGKTRVVRVNDWTTHWTYRDVVTVVEGAGPNLDCIMLPKVQNAEQVVALDLLLTQIEKTMGFEVGRIGIEAQIENAQGLNNVNAIAQASPRIETIIFGPADFMASINMKSLVVGEQPPGYPADAYHYILMKILMAARANDLQAIDGPYLQIKNVDGFREVAGRAAALGFDGKWVLHPGQVEAANEVFSPSQEDYDHAELILDAYEWCTSEAGGKKGSAMLGDEMIDEASRKMALVIAGKGRAAGMTRTSTFEAPEA, from the coding sequence ATGACCACGCCGTCCCCCGTGAACCGGCTGCGCCCGCGTCGCTCCTGCCTCGCGGTCCCCGGTTCGAACCCGCGCTTCCTGGAGAAGGCGCAGGGGCTGCCGGCCGACCAGGTCTTCCTCGACCTGGAGGACGCGTGCGCGCCGCTCGCCAAGCCCGAGGCGCGGCACACCATCGTCAAGTTCCTCAACGAGGGCGACTGGACCGGCAAGACTCGGGTCGTGCGGGTCAACGACTGGACGACCCACTGGACGTACCGGGACGTCGTGACGGTCGTCGAGGGCGCGGGCCCCAACCTCGACTGCATCATGCTGCCGAAGGTCCAGAACGCCGAGCAGGTCGTCGCCCTCGACCTGCTGCTGACGCAGATCGAGAAGACGATGGGCTTCGAGGTCGGCCGGATCGGCATCGAGGCGCAGATCGAGAACGCGCAGGGCCTGAACAACGTCAACGCGATCGCCCAGGCCTCGCCGCGCATCGAGACGATCATCTTCGGCCCCGCCGACTTCATGGCCTCCATCAACATGAAGTCGCTGGTCGTCGGCGAGCAGCCGCCCGGTTACCCGGCGGACGCCTACCACTACATCCTGATGAAGATCCTGATGGCGGCCCGCGCCAACGACCTCCAGGCGATCGACGGCCCGTACCTCCAGATCAAGAACGTCGACGGCTTCCGCGAGGTCGCGGGCCGCGCGGCGGCGCTGGGCTTCGACGGCAAGTGGGTGCTGCACCCGGGTCAGGTGGAGGCCGCCAACGAGGTCTTCTCGCCCTCGCAGGAGGACTACGACCACGCGGAGCTGATCCTCGACGCGTACGAGTGGTGCACCTCCGAGGCGGGCGGCAAGAAGGGCTCGGCGATGCTCGGCGACGAGATGATCGACGAGGCCAGCCGCAAGATGGCACTGGTGATCGCGGGCAAGGGCCGCGCCGCCGGGATGACCCGTACCAGCACGTTCGAGGCCCCGGAGGCGTAA
- a CDS encoding acyl-CoA dehydrogenase family protein, translating into MGRLAQTDGLTEIQQEILRTVRDFVDKEILPVATELEHRDEYPAQIVEGLKELGVFGLMIPEEYGGLGESLLTYALCVEEIARGWMSVSGIINTHFIVAYMLKQHGTQEQKDYFLPKMALGEIRGAFSMSEPALGSDVSAITSKGERDGDDFLLTGQKMWLTNGGTSSLVAVLCRTDEGQPEGTPPHKSMTTFLVEKEPGFGEVRPGLTIPGKIEKMGYKGVDTTELIMDGLRVPADRVLGGATGRGFYQMMDGVEVGRVNVAARGCGVAQRAFELGVSYAQQRTTFGKPISQHQAIQFKLAEMATKVEAAHAMMVNAARKKDSGQRNDLEAGMAKYLASEYCKEVVEDAFRIHGGYGFSKEYEIERLYREAPMLLIGEGTAEIQKMIIGRRLLEEYHIQG; encoded by the coding sequence ATGGGGCGTCTCGCGCAGACCGACGGGCTGACGGAGATCCAGCAGGAGATCCTGCGCACGGTCCGTGACTTTGTCGACAAGGAAATTCTTCCGGTCGCCACCGAGCTGGAGCACCGCGACGAGTATCCGGCGCAGATCGTTGAGGGCCTCAAGGAACTCGGCGTCTTCGGGCTGATGATCCCGGAGGAGTACGGCGGGCTGGGTGAGTCTCTTCTCACATACGCGCTCTGCGTGGAGGAGATCGCCCGCGGCTGGATGAGCGTGTCGGGGATCATCAACACGCACTTCATCGTCGCCTACATGCTCAAGCAGCACGGCACCCAGGAGCAGAAGGACTATTTCCTGCCAAAGATGGCGCTGGGCGAGATCCGGGGCGCCTTCTCCATGTCGGAGCCGGCCCTGGGCTCCGACGTGTCGGCGATCACCTCCAAGGGTGAGCGGGACGGGGACGATTTCCTCCTCACCGGCCAGAAGATGTGGCTGACCAATGGCGGCACCTCCTCGCTGGTGGCGGTGTTGTGCCGAACGGACGAGGGGCAGCCGGAGGGCACTCCGCCGCATAAGTCGATGACCACCTTCCTCGTCGAGAAGGAGCCGGGATTCGGCGAGGTCAGGCCCGGACTCACCATTCCGGGCAAGATCGAGAAGATGGGCTACAAGGGCGTCGACACCACCGAGCTGATCATGGACGGGCTGCGTGTTCCGGCTGATCGCGTGCTCGGCGGGGCCACCGGCCGTGGCTTCTACCAGATGATGGACGGCGTCGAGGTCGGCCGGGTCAATGTCGCCGCACGAGGCTGCGGAGTGGCCCAGCGCGCCTTTGAGCTGGGCGTTTCCTATGCCCAACAGCGGACAACCTTCGGCAAGCCGATCTCTCAGCACCAGGCCATCCAGTTCAAACTGGCGGAAATGGCGACCAAGGTCGAGGCCGCTCATGCCATGATGGTCAACGCTGCCCGGAAAAAGGACTCCGGTCAGCGCAATGATCTCGAAGCGGGGATGGCCAAGTACCTGGCCTCCGAGTACTGCAAAGAGGTCGTGGAGGACGCCTTCCGCATTCACGGCGGCTACGGCTTCTCCAAGGAATACGAGATCGAGCGCCTTTACCGCGAGGCACCGATGCTTCTCATCGGCGAGGGTACCGCCGAGATCCAGAAGATGATCATCGGGCGGCGACTGCTGGAGGAGTACCACATACAGGGATAG
- a CDS encoding MaoC family dehydratase, with the protein MQFGRTYEEFEVGAVYRHWPGKTVTEYDDHLFCLLTMNHHPLHMDANYAEKTTDFGRNVVVGNYIYSLLLGMSVPDVSGKAIANLEIESLKHVAPTFHGDTIYGETTVLDKWPSKSKDDRGIVYVETKGYKQDSTLVCVFRRKVMVPTATYIKERGGEQPGRPEFPEGEK; encoded by the coding sequence ATGCAGTTCGGACGCACCTACGAGGAGTTCGAGGTCGGCGCGGTCTACCGGCACTGGCCGGGGAAGACCGTCACCGAGTACGACGACCACCTCTTCTGTCTGCTCACCATGAACCACCACCCGCTCCACATGGACGCGAACTACGCGGAGAAGACCACCGATTTCGGCAGGAACGTGGTGGTGGGCAACTACATCTACTCCCTGCTGCTGGGGATGTCGGTGCCGGACGTGTCCGGCAAGGCCATCGCCAACCTGGAGATCGAGTCGCTGAAGCACGTCGCACCGACCTTCCACGGCGACACCATCTACGGCGAGACGACGGTGCTGGACAAGTGGCCGTCGAAGTCCAAGGACGACCGCGGGATCGTCTACGTGGAGACCAAGGGCTACAAGCAGGACTCCACCCTCGTGTGCGTCTTCCGCCGCAAGGTGATGGTCCCCACCGCCACGTACATCAAGGAGCGCGGCGGCGAGCAGCCCGGCCGCCCGGAGTTCCCGGAAGGGGAGAAGTGA
- the ccrA gene encoding crotonyl-CoA carboxylase/reductase, whose protein sequence is MNEILDAILAPDSTPADLAAIPLPESYRAVTVHKDETEMFDGLSTREKDPRKSLHLDQVPVPELGPGEALVAVMASSVNYNSVWTSIFEPLSTFGFLERYGRLSPLTKRHDLPYHVIGSDLAGVVLRTGPGVNAWKPGDAVVAHCLSVELESADGHNDTMLDPEQRIWGFETNFGGLAEIALVKSNQLMPKPKHLSWEEAAAPGLVNSTAYRQLVSRNGAGMKQGDNVLIWGASGGLGSYATQFALAGGANPICVVSSEQKAAICRAMGAEAIIDRSAEGYRFWKDEHTQDPKEWKRFGKRIRELTDGEDVDIVFEHPGRETFGASVYVTRKGGTIVTCASTSGYNHEYDNRYLWMSLKRIVGSHFANYREAWEANRLIAKGKIHPTLSKTYSLEDTGQAAYDVHRNLHQGKVGVLCLAPEEGMGVTDQELRDQHIDAINRFRNV, encoded by the coding sequence ATGAACGAGATCCTGGACGCGATCCTCGCGCCCGACAGCACGCCAGCGGACCTGGCGGCGATCCCCCTGCCGGAGTCCTACCGCGCGGTCACCGTGCACAAGGACGAGACCGAGATGTTCGACGGCCTCAGCACCCGGGAGAAGGATCCGCGCAAGTCCCTTCACCTGGACCAGGTCCCGGTGCCCGAACTCGGCCCCGGCGAGGCCCTCGTCGCCGTGATGGCCAGCTCGGTCAACTACAACTCCGTCTGGACCTCGATCTTCGAGCCGCTGTCCACCTTCGGCTTCCTGGAGCGGTACGGCCGGCTCTCCCCGCTGACCAAGCGGCATGACCTCCCGTACCACGTCATCGGCTCCGACCTGGCGGGCGTGGTGCTGCGCACCGGCCCGGGCGTCAACGCCTGGAAGCCGGGCGACGCCGTCGTGGCGCACTGCCTGTCGGTGGAGCTGGAGAGCGCCGACGGCCACAACGACACCATGCTCGACCCCGAACAGCGGATCTGGGGCTTCGAGACCAACTTCGGCGGCCTCGCCGAGATCGCGCTGGTCAAGTCCAACCAGCTGATGCCCAAGCCCAAGCACCTGAGCTGGGAGGAGGCGGCCGCTCCGGGCCTGGTCAACTCCACGGCCTACCGGCAGCTGGTCTCCCGCAACGGCGCCGGGATGAAGCAGGGCGACAACGTGCTCATCTGGGGCGCCAGCGGCGGACTCGGCTCCTACGCCACCCAGTTCGCGCTCGCCGGCGGCGCCAACCCGATCTGCGTGGTCTCCAGCGAGCAGAAGGCGGCGATCTGCCGGGCCATGGGGGCCGAGGCGATCATCGACCGCAGCGCCGAGGGGTACAGGTTCTGGAAGGACGAGCACACCCAGGACCCCAAGGAGTGGAAGCGCTTCGGCAAGCGCATCCGCGAGCTGACCGACGGCGAGGACGTGGACATCGTCTTCGAGCACCCCGGCCGGGAGACCTTCGGCGCCTCGGTCTACGTCACCCGCAAGGGCGGCACCATCGTCACCTGCGCCTCCACCTCCGGCTACAACCACGAGTACGACAACCGCTACCTGTGGATGTCGCTCAAGCGCATCGTCGGCTCGCACTTCGCCAACTACCGCGAGGCGTGGGAGGCCAACCGGCTGATCGCCAAGGGCAAGATCCACCCCACCCTCTCCAAGACGTACTCCCTGGAGGACACCGGCCAGGCCGCCTACGACGTCCACCGCAACCTGCACCAGGGGAAGGTCGGCGTGCTGTGCCTGGCCCCCGAGGAGGGCATGGGCGTGACCGACCAGGAACTGCGCGACCAGCACATCGACGCCATCAACCGCTTCCGGAATGTGTGA
- a CDS encoding phosphatidylserine decarboxylase, with amino-acid sequence MPHSQTSAPRDSLAGVRLARGASPWLLPTVATAAVSLTAARARRSGRWAAVAVPATALAAGMLWFFRDPEREIAQGRVISPADGVVQSIMPWKDGRTRVAIFMSPLNVHVNRAPLAGTVTSVEHIPGGFVPAFNKESENNERVVWHFDTELGDIEMVQIAGAVARRIVPYIPQGTKVEQGERIGLIRFGSRVDIYLPEGVEVAVEVGQPTVAGVTRLDRD; translated from the coding sequence ATGCCCCACAGCCAAACCTCTGCACCTCGCGACAGCCTCGCCGGCGTACGCCTCGCGCGCGGAGCATCGCCGTGGCTCCTCCCGACCGTCGCCACCGCGGCGGTCAGCCTCACGGCCGCCCGGGCCCGGCGCTCCGGGCGCTGGGCGGCGGTCGCCGTGCCCGCCACCGCTCTGGCGGCGGGCATGCTGTGGTTCTTCCGCGACCCTGAGCGAGAGATCGCCCAGGGCCGGGTCATCTCCCCGGCCGACGGCGTGGTGCAGAGCATCATGCCGTGGAAGGACGGGCGCACCCGTGTCGCGATCTTCATGAGCCCGCTGAACGTCCACGTCAACCGCGCGCCGCTGGCGGGCACGGTGACCTCCGTCGAGCACATCCCCGGCGGGTTCGTTCCGGCTTTCAACAAGGAGAGCGAGAACAACGAGCGGGTCGTCTGGCACTTCGACACCGAGCTCGGCGACATCGAGATGGTGCAGATCGCCGGTGCCGTGGCCCGGCGGATCGTGCCGTACATCCCGCAGGGCACCAAGGTGGAGCAGGGCGAGCGCATCGGCCTGATCCGCTTCGGCTCGCGCGTCGACATCTACCTTCCGGAGGGCGTGGAGGTCGCCGTCGAGGTCGGTCAGCCCACGGTTGCGGGGGTGACTCGTCTTGACCGTGACTGA
- a CDS encoding HEAT repeat domain-containing protein — MEDDFRALVDRVRASLTSPAEVAAYRALLALVRERTPAAREELARVLVAPEQPLWARETAAYALGTIGDRRAFETLILMLNYRDPVRCATAARALARLGDPRTARAAAALATNPVRVHYALHPIRLLVELRAPESVPALAETLERLLAAREHHWSIARACVEGLGALGDPRAIPVLTKASAYPQLTAAAAAAIARAETAPRS, encoded by the coding sequence ATGGAAGACGACTTCCGAGCGCTGGTCGACCGGGTGCGGGCTTCACTCACGTCCCCGGCGGAGGTGGCCGCGTACCGCGCGCTGCTGGCGCTCGTCCGCGAGCGCACGCCCGCCGCACGCGAGGAGCTCGCCCGTGTCCTGGTCGCCCCGGAACAGCCCCTGTGGGCGCGCGAGACCGCCGCGTACGCGCTCGGCACCATCGGCGACCGACGCGCCTTCGAAACGCTCATCCTCATGCTCAACTACCGCGACCCGGTGCGCTGCGCCACCGCCGCGCGGGCGCTGGCCCGGCTCGGCGACCCGCGCACCGCCCGCGCGGCCGCGGCGCTGGCCACCAACCCGGTCCGCGTTCACTACGCGTTGCACCCCATCCGGCTGCTGGTGGAGCTGCGCGCCCCCGAGTCCGTGCCGGCGCTCGCCGAGACGCTGGAGCGGCTACTGGCCGCGCGGGAGCACCACTGGTCGATAGCCCGCGCGTGCGTGGAGGGGCTCGGCGCCCTCGGCGACCCACGCGCGATACCGGTGCTGACCAAGGCCAGCGCCTACCCGCAGCTGACCGCGGCCGCCGCCGCGGCGATCGCCCGCGCGGAGACGGCGCCACGCAGCTGA